A region of Salirhabdus salicampi DNA encodes the following proteins:
- the hemH gene encoding ferrochelatase — MGKKKMGLLVMAYGTPYKESDLERYYTHIRHGRKPTPEMLEDLRSRYNAIGGISPLAKITKEQAQALEDELNESQDEIEFKAYLGLKHIDPYIEDAVEQMAQDGIEEAVSLVLAPHYSTFSVKSYNGRAKEEAAKHGRPNIYAVNSWYDEPGFIDYWVNAIQKVYNNMPNEEKNESVLVVSAHSLPEKIIQHGDPYPEQLQTTADLIAKQAGLSEYAVGWQSEGNTPDPWLGPDVQDLTKDLYEEKGYKAFVYAPVGFVSDHLEVLYDNDYECKVVCDEIGASYYRPEMPNTHPDFIRTLANVVLKEAKSGA, encoded by the coding sequence ATGGGGAAAAAGAAGATGGGATTACTTGTTATGGCTTACGGAACGCCGTACAAAGAGTCTGATTTAGAGCGTTATTATACACATATCCGTCATGGTCGTAAACCTACCCCTGAAATGTTAGAAGATTTGCGGAGTCGGTATAATGCGATTGGTGGTATTTCACCATTAGCGAAAATTACAAAAGAACAGGCACAAGCATTAGAGGACGAATTAAATGAAAGTCAAGATGAGATAGAGTTTAAAGCATATTTAGGTTTAAAACATATTGATCCATATATTGAAGATGCAGTTGAGCAAATGGCCCAAGACGGAATTGAAGAAGCAGTAAGCCTGGTTTTAGCCCCTCACTACTCGACTTTTAGTGTTAAATCATATAACGGTCGTGCAAAGGAAGAAGCTGCAAAACACGGTAGACCGAACATTTATGCAGTGAATAGTTGGTATGATGAGCCTGGATTTATTGATTATTGGGTTAACGCCATTCAAAAGGTATATAACAATATGCCAAATGAGGAAAAGAATGAATCGGTTCTTGTAGTATCCGCTCACAGTCTGCCTGAAAAAATTATTCAACATGGTGACCCTTATCCAGAACAGTTGCAAACAACAGCAGATCTCATTGCGAAACAAGCTGGTTTATCTGAATACGCAGTCGGCTGGCAAAGTGAAGGAAACACACCTGACCCATGGCTTGGACCAGATGTTCAAGATTTAACAAAAGATTTATATGAAGAAAAAGGTTATAAAGCTTTTGTATATGCCCCAGTAGGATTTGTGTCAGATCATTTAGAAGTTCTCTATGATAACGATTATGAGTGTAAAGTAGTTTGTGATGAGATTGGGGCAAGTTATTATCGTCCAGAAATGCCAAACACACACCCAGATTTTATCCGAACGTTAGCAAACGTCGTGTTAAAAGAAGCGAAAAGCGGGGCTTAG